The following proteins come from a genomic window of Methylorubrum populi:
- a CDS encoding HpnL family protein: MKRLTTLASIVGLGTALALFLSSGVSDVTAAVVSVGWGTLAVVLARYAAVAWAGLGWHAVFPRGAGPTLRDCISLRFVREGINTLLPVAQVGGDLIGARLLTRRGTPGGMAGASMFVDLMTQAVTQLVFTVAGLLLLIQITGDGPLVRTVGGGVLVAIPALAAFYVIQRRSGHRLIEAALSRFAAGREWRALGAIDVLYENLRRLYGNRARVGAALLIHLAGWVAGTVEVWIALNAMGYSISFLDALVIESLAQAVRGAAFVVPGAIGAQEGGLIALGALFGIPAEAALALSLVKRVADLAVGLPSLALWSLMERKVSSSAEPDGADAVRAGLGAIRDRLGRRAGPAPLAPAYGFPAPRTPAALSSDNEAGALQKCA; encoded by the coding sequence ATGAAGCGTCTCACAACACTGGCATCGATCGTTGGATTGGGCACGGCGCTCGCGCTGTTCCTGTCTTCCGGCGTGTCCGATGTCACGGCCGCGGTCGTGAGCGTGGGTTGGGGTACGCTCGCCGTCGTGCTCGCCCGCTACGCGGCGGTCGCCTGGGCCGGTCTCGGCTGGCACGCGGTGTTCCCTCGCGGCGCCGGGCCGACCCTGCGCGACTGCATCTCGCTGCGCTTCGTGCGCGAGGGCATCAACACGCTGCTGCCGGTGGCGCAGGTCGGCGGCGACCTCATCGGCGCGCGCCTGCTCACCCGCCGCGGCACGCCGGGCGGCATGGCCGGCGCCAGCATGTTCGTCGATCTGATGACCCAGGCGGTGACGCAACTCGTCTTCACCGTCGCCGGTCTTCTCCTGCTGATCCAGATCACCGGCGACGGCCCCCTGGTCCGCACGGTCGGGGGCGGCGTGCTGGTCGCGATCCCGGCGCTCGCCGCCTTCTACGTCATCCAGCGCCGCAGCGGTCACCGCCTGATCGAGGCGGCGCTCAGCCGCTTCGCTGCCGGCCGCGAGTGGCGGGCGCTCGGCGCGATCGACGTGCTCTACGAGAACCTGCGCCGGCTGTACGGCAACCGTGCCCGCGTCGGCGCGGCGCTGCTGATCCATCTCGCCGGCTGGGTCGCCGGCACCGTCGAGGTGTGGATCGCCCTCAACGCCATGGGCTACTCGATCAGCTTCCTCGACGCCCTGGTGATCGAGAGCCTCGCCCAGGCCGTGCGCGGCGCCGCCTTCGTCGTACCCGGCGCCATCGGCGCGCAGGAGGGCGGCCTGATCGCGCTCGGCGCCCTGTTCGGCATCCCGGCGGAGGCCGCGCTCGCCCTGTCCCTGGTCAAGCGCGTCGCCGATCTCGCCGTCGGCCTGCCGAGCCTCGCCCTGTGGAGCCTGATGGAGCGGAAGGTCTCGAGCTCGGCCGAGCCCGACGGCGCCGACGCGGTGCGCGCGGGACTCGGCGCGATCCGGGATCGGCTCGGCCGCCGTGCCGGGCCCGCCCCGCTCGCTCCGGCCTACGGCTTTCCCGCCCCCCGGACCCCGGCCGCCCTCTCCTCCGACAACGAAGCTGGAGCGCTCCAGAAGTGCGCCTGA